A portion of the Thalassospira sp. TSL5-1 genome contains these proteins:
- a CDS encoding LacI family DNA-binding transcriptional regulator, translating into MTIARLAQHLGLSEGTISRALNNYPDIAEKTRKRVQKAALELGYRPSSSARRLARGIIETVGFVLPTTRNQHSDPFLAEILNGLATELAVHDWDLLVTSVPDGHDEVDVIDRLVGSGKVGGFVVARTQREDARVNYLRESGLPFVVQGRTDNPNDYSWLDIDNEQAFIDAIRYLRDLGHVKIACLGGDPAMNFAWQRRCGYLRAMKEQNGHIGVGYLIDGITDELIAFRATQRLLSITKNDRPTAILCVTDAVAIGAMQAISRAGLTVGRDISIMGFDGLPIGRAVHPALTTLHQDSYEIGREVGRMILDLCTHSPSAPTQTLWQAKLTPRASVNPPGGSPA; encoded by the coding sequence ATGACCATTGCCCGACTGGCCCAACATTTGGGCCTGTCAGAAGGCACCATTTCGCGCGCTTTGAACAACTATCCCGACATTGCCGAAAAAACCCGCAAACGTGTGCAAAAAGCCGCCCTCGAACTGGGATACCGGCCTTCGTCCAGCGCGCGGCGCCTGGCACGCGGAATTATTGAAACCGTCGGCTTTGTGCTGCCCACCACCCGCAACCAGCATTCCGACCCGTTTCTGGCCGAAATCCTCAATGGGCTTGCCACCGAACTTGCCGTGCATGACTGGGACCTTCTGGTCACATCCGTGCCGGACGGTCATGACGAGGTCGATGTGATCGACCGCCTTGTCGGGTCCGGCAAAGTGGGTGGTTTTGTCGTTGCCCGAACACAGCGCGAAGACGCACGGGTCAATTATTTGCGCGAAAGTGGCCTGCCCTTTGTCGTGCAGGGCCGCACCGACAATCCAAACGATTATTCCTGGCTTGATATCGACAATGAACAGGCCTTCATCGACGCAATCCGTTATCTGCGCGATCTTGGTCATGTCAAAATCGCCTGCCTGGGCGGCGACCCGGCGATGAATTTTGCCTGGCAGCGCCGCTGCGGTTATTTGCGCGCCATGAAAGAACAGAATGGTCACATTGGTGTGGGCTATCTGATTGACGGCATTACCGACGAACTAATTGCCTTTCGCGCAACGCAGCGCCTGTTATCCATTACCAAAAATGACCGTCCCACCGCCATTTTATGCGTCACCGACGCCGTCGCCATTGGGGCGATGCAGGCCATTAGCCGGGCCGGATTAACGGTGGGCAGGGATATTTCGATTATGGGCTTTGATGGCCTGCCGATTGGCCGGGCCGTGCACCCCGCCCTCACCACACTACACCAGGACAGCTATGAAATCGGCCGCGAAGTTGGCCGAATGATTTTGGATTTATGCACCCATTCGCCATCTGCCCCGACGCAAACATTGTGGCAGGCAAAGCTAACACCGCGTGCGTCGGTCAATCCGCCGGGAGGGAGCCCGGCTTAA
- a CDS encoding ABC transporter substrate-binding protein — protein sequence MTLKFPRLLAVAAIGLMATTSIANAQLRFWTTEEQPDRLAKQQEMAKEFEKETGTAVEVIPVTETDLGKRATAAFAAGDLPDVIYLTLQYVLPWSEAGILDTVANDEIVKELGPKTFTAKALEMADFNGEVAAVPSDGWTQMVLYRKDLFDEKGLAPPTSYANIEAAIKALHNPPEMYGFVAATKVDENFMSQVLEEVFLANGATPIKPDGSIGFDKKKLVESLNFYKTLAKASPPGDLYWKQSRQVYFAGKAAMIIWSPFILDELAGLRNSSPPTINDDPTSTELAEKTGIVTRLSGPSNKDGAAWGDIRYFGVTADADTDPAMEFVKFSLDQGYTQTLSIAPEGKFPVRTGTKGDPEKFRKAWMTLPVGVDRKEPLSDIYSKDVIDNLMNGLDNADRWGVKEGKLAEASRIINSQVINRLTREFIDGERSAEATADLINEEIAKIQ from the coding sequence ATGACACTGAAATTTCCCCGTCTTTTGGCGGTTGCCGCCATTGGCCTGATGGCAACTACATCCATCGCCAATGCACAATTACGGTTCTGGACGACCGAAGAACAACCCGATCGCCTGGCCAAACAGCAGGAAATGGCCAAGGAATTTGAAAAGGAAACCGGTACAGCTGTCGAGGTCATCCCGGTGACGGAAACCGACCTTGGCAAACGCGCCACGGCCGCCTTTGCCGCCGGTGATTTGCCCGATGTCATTTACCTGACATTGCAATATGTCCTGCCCTGGTCGGAAGCAGGCATCCTTGATACCGTTGCCAATGACGAAATCGTCAAGGAACTGGGCCCCAAGACCTTTACCGCCAAGGCCCTGGAAATGGCCGATTTCAACGGCGAGGTTGCCGCTGTTCCGTCCGATGGGTGGACACAAATGGTGCTCTATCGCAAGGATCTGTTTGACGAAAAGGGCCTGGCCCCGCCCACCAGCTATGCCAATATCGAAGCAGCCATCAAGGCCCTGCATAATCCGCCCGAAATGTATGGCTTTGTTGCCGCAACCAAGGTGGATGAAAACTTCATGAGCCAGGTGCTTGAAGAAGTCTTCCTTGCCAATGGCGCCACCCCGATCAAACCCGATGGCAGCATTGGTTTTGATAAAAAGAAACTGGTTGAGTCGCTGAATTTCTATAAAACCCTCGCCAAGGCATCGCCCCCGGGCGACCTCTATTGGAAACAGTCGCGCCAGGTTTATTTTGCCGGCAAGGCCGCGATGATCATCTGGTCGCCCTTTATCCTCGATGAACTGGCGGGCCTTCGCAACAGCAGCCCACCCACCATCAATGATGATCCGACCTCCACCGAACTGGCGGAAAAAACCGGCATCGTCACCCGGCTTTCCGGGCCGTCGAACAAGGACGGGGCCGCTTGGGGCGACATTCGCTATTTTGGTGTTACAGCCGATGCCGATACTGACCCGGCGATGGAATTTGTCAAATTTTCGCTTGATCAGGGTTATACCCAAACCCTGTCAATTGCGCCCGAAGGCAAATTCCCGGTGCGTACCGGCACCAAGGGTGACCCGGAAAAATTCCGCAAGGCCTGGATGACCCTGCCTGTAGGTGTGGACCGCAAAGAACCGCTATCCGACATTTATTCCAAGGATGTCATCGATAACCTGATGAATGGCCTGGACAATGCGGACCGCTGGGGTGTGAAGGAAGGCAAACTGGCCGAAGCATCTCGCATCATCAATTCACAGGTCATCAATCGTTTGACCCGCGAATTTATTGATGGGGAACGCAGTGCCGAGGCCACTGCCGATCTGATCAACGAAGAAATCGCGAAAATTCAGTAA